In the Drosophila virilis strain 15010-1051.87 chromosome 4, Dvir_AGI_RSII-ME, whole genome shotgun sequence genome, CCTTGCTGAACTCCACCACCTCGGGATGGCTATTAAGCTGTCCAGACTCGGTTTGCCGCAGCACTCCCACCAAATAGTTCCACGGGCTTTCATTGTTCTTAATAACACGTATGCGATTCATAGCGTACGCGAGCTCCCGTTTGATTACCTCCGGGGTGAAACCTAAATGCTTAACCACAAAAAATCGCTGATTCCATGCAGAGTTGTTGCGCGGATCCTCGCAAATCAAACGATCGACAAAGTCCAGCTCGTCGTCATAGAGGCTATCGAATGAGAATACAATATTTAAAGAGTACTGCAAAGCATTTTATCATAGTTGACATACTTGAATGTGCGTATGGCCCATTGGCGATGCTGCCAGGCGTGATAGTTCTTGGCATTGCCATCGTTGTCCAGCGCATTTTGTGTCAATTCCAGCTCCCATTTGGGACAGTTCATCATTTCGACAATGACGCGTCTGTGATGCCACACCTGATAGTTCTTCGCATTCTGTCCAATTACCTCCTCCAAATAATCCAGTTCATCCTGTAAGTCAGCCTTCAGTTCGCGCAATATGTCCCTTCTGTACTGCCACACCGTATAATTGGCGGGATTCAGGCGCAACGCTTCGGTGGTCAGCTCCAAGGCACGCTGAGACTTTTCGCCCTTGGCAATAATGGCGCGCATGTAGTCAAATACCTCACGAACTGAAATATGTGAGACACTTTAATGTTGAGCACCTTTCTATGAGTTTTATATCCTTACATTTGGGCCTATACGCTATGGACACAACAGGATTGGGCCCATCGTcctgcggcagcggcgtcaCATCTGCCCACTCCTTGCGCTCGCTATATGGCACCCATTCGGTGTGCAGATATTCCTCATCAGAACTATCTCCCATTATGCGCTTGCAACTGCACAATTGGGCGGAACACAGTTAAATGCTGGCAAAATCcagataatttttttttttttgtcaaaatgttCTCTCTCATAGAGACACACGGCCTTTGAAAATTCAACAGCTGACTCATTAACCATTCACCGTAGTGCGCGTCAATTTGCCATTCACTGCGAATGGCAACACTTGCGATAAA is a window encoding:
- the Fnta gene encoding protein farnesyltransferase/geranylgeranyltransferase type-1 subunit alpha, with amino-acid sequence MGDSSDEEYLHTEWVPYSERKEWADVTPLPQDDGPNPVVSIAYRPKFREVFDYMRAIIAKGEKSQRALELTTEALRLNPANYTVWQYRRDILRELKADLQDELDYLEEVIGQNAKNYQVWHHRRVIVEMMNCPKWELELTQNALDNDGNAKNYHAWQHRQWAIRTFNLYDDELDFVDRLICEDPRNNSAWNQRFFVVKHLGFTPEVIKRELAYAMNRIRVIKNNESPWNYLVGVLRQTESGQLNSHPEVVEFSKGLYNAGNRSPYLLAFLIDLYQEQALQQNDNESAEKVYAMCNDMASKHDVIRRKYWQYVATHLKSQLSKSSNPKQQQQ